A part of Helicobacter fennelliae genomic DNA contains:
- a CDS encoding M23 family metallopeptidase: protein MNFSAVLKILIGLVVVLVACFIYTFDFETKPLSLEARIYVDSTTEIPLDEMSAWNPKRKIAIYAQDSVGIKSYKIKATTQDGLVVYDKEEIVLNKPKSIKFWLPKPEVALPNRTKLHYQISVTDWSNANFFSGNTITKHFELTINTKTPVINVIANSNRISYGGSALLVFQVKSVDIKEIQISNGKQFFTPFQFIKDGYYAVILAWPIGNPQFTGTISITDTALNTQKITIPFVRDNSVRYANATIQLKDDFLDSKMDSLMQDIHHTYPSHITNNFDKFKYINETIRLDDEKTITKAMIENPYLDFGLDSWGMWRAFAPLKGYVVVGKFGEKRTYIASDKQKSQSVHLGLDMASIKNDQIIATNRGKVILQQQLGVYGRTLLLYHGFGLSTLYSHLEHFYTTLHQDIASGDILGLTGQSGWAFGDHLHFGVYVQGLSVKNSEWMDQKWVKNNVLDVFEKAKKLIELQQ, encoded by the coding sequence ATGAATTTTTCTGCTGTGCTAAAGATTTTGATTGGGCTTGTGGTGGTGCTTGTTGCTTGTTTTATTTATACATTTGATTTTGAGACAAAACCCCTAAGCTTAGAGGCACGCATTTATGTGGATTCTACGACAGAAATTCCTTTAGATGAAATGAGCGCGTGGAATCCAAAGAGAAAAATAGCCATTTATGCTCAAGATTCCGTAGGAATTAAATCCTATAAAATAAAAGCAACGACACAAGATGGGCTTGTGGTGTATGACAAAGAAGAAATTGTTTTAAACAAGCCAAAATCTATTAAATTTTGGCTTCCAAAGCCAGAAGTCGCCTTGCCAAACAGAACAAAACTCCATTATCAGATTTCTGTTACAGATTGGAGTAATGCAAATTTTTTTAGTGGCAACACAATAACAAAACATTTTGAGCTCACGATAAATACCAAAACGCCCGTTATTAATGTCATTGCTAATTCAAATAGAATCAGTTATGGTGGAAGTGCGTTGCTTGTATTTCAAGTCAAAAGTGTGGATATAAAAGAGATTCAAATCAGCAATGGCAAGCAGTTTTTCACGCCATTTCAATTTATCAAAGACGGATATTATGCAGTGATTTTGGCTTGGCCTATTGGTAATCCTCAATTTACCGGCACAATAAGCATAACAGATACCGCACTCAATACCCAAAAAATAACCATTCCTTTTGTGCGCGATAATTCCGTGCGCTATGCAAATGCAACTATTCAGCTCAAAGATGATTTTTTGGATAGCAAAATGGATTCTCTAATGCAAGATATTCATCACACATACCCAAGCCATATCACAAACAACTTTGATAAATTTAAATATATCAACGAAACGATACGGCTTGATGATGAAAAGACTATCACCAAAGCTATGATCGAGAATCCATATTTGGATTTTGGGCTAGATTCTTGGGGAATGTGGCGGGCTTTTGCTCCATTGAAGGGATATGTCGTGGTTGGCAAATTTGGCGAAAAGCGCACATACATAGCATCTGATAAGCAAAAAAGCCAATCCGTGCATTTGGGATTAGATATGGCAAGTATCAAAAACGATCAAATCATCGCCACAAATCGTGGCAAAGTGATTTTGCAGCAGCAGCTTGGAGTCTATGGAAGGACATTGCTTTTGTATCATGGCTTTGGGCTTTCTACGCTATATTCTCATCTTGAGCATTTTTATACCACTTTGCATCAAGATATTGCAAGCGGGGATATTTTGGGATTGACAGGGCAGAGTGGTTGGGCTTTTGGCGATCATTTGCATTTTGGGGTTTATGTGCAAGGATTAAGCGTCAAAAATTCTGAATGGATGGATCAAAAATGGGTGAAAAACAATGTTTTAGATGTATTTGAAAAAGCAAAAAAACTAATCGAGTTACAACAATGA
- a CDS encoding septum site-determining protein MinC, protein MKMRQKQQKMFIFEDGTEQEYETFIQSNTALLESGLICFQTEISQELEQKLRNLSLSFLVQNVGFMQPTIDSTLDSAKSTIESNAPKDEIFYKVRSGEEIESKGNVIVVGDIASGANIKSNHNIIIFGDCYGVIESGGEFVILKQLKSGHISFGGEVLPKEVLAKININSCLKIIVKKGDNILIKEII, encoded by the coding sequence ATGAAAATGCGACAAAAACAGCAAAAAATGTTTATTTTTGAAGATGGCACAGAACAAGAGTATGAAACATTTATTCAGAGCAATACCGCGCTTTTAGAATCTGGCTTGATTTGCTTTCAGACAGAGATTTCTCAAGAGCTAGAGCAAAAGCTTAGAAATCTTTCATTGAGCTTTTTGGTGCAAAATGTAGGATTTATGCAGCCTACAATAGATTCTACATTAGATTCCGCAAAATCTACCATAGAATCTAATGCGCCCAAAGATGAGATTTTTTATAAAGTGCGAAGTGGTGAGGAGATAGAATCAAAAGGTAATGTGATTGTTGTAGGAGATATTGCAAGTGGTGCAAATATTAAATCCAATCACAATATTATTATCTTTGGAGATTGTTATGGGGTGATTGAATCGGGCGGAGAGTTTGTGATTTTGAAGCAACTTAAATCAGGGCATATCAGCTTTGGTGGCGAGGTTTTACCAAAAGAAGTGCTTGCAAAAATAAATATTAATTCTTGTTTAAAAATTATTGTCAAAAAAGGCGATAATATTTTAATAAAGGAAATCATATGA
- the lpxC gene encoding UDP-3-O-acyl-N-acetylglucosamine deacetylase → MKQRSIQRRVELTGIGLHKGVPVTMVLEPLEAEGGIVFYRSDLGVTIPMNPQNIIDTTMATVIGKDNAKISTIEHLMSAIYAYGIDNIKISVDNEEIPIMDGSSISYCMLLDEAGITEFDTPRKLIEIKKPIEVREGDKFVRLEPSAKTIFDFAIDFKHPAIKEQHYTFTFSKKAYIDEIAKARTFGFLEEVNYLRSIGLAKGGNLNNCIVLDESGIMNKDGLRYTEEFVRHKILDAIGDMAILGIPLLGSYISFAGSHKLNSLLTQKLLSQSDAYEVVSVEGSEKVIEFEKALAIN, encoded by the coding sequence ATGAAACAAAGAAGTATTCAAAGGCGCGTAGAGCTTACTGGGATAGGATTGCATAAAGGTGTGCCAGTTACTATGGTTTTAGAGCCATTAGAAGCAGAGGGTGGCATAGTATTTTATCGGAGTGATTTAGGCGTAACTATACCTATGAATCCTCAAAATATTATCGATACAACAATGGCTACGGTTATTGGCAAAGACAATGCCAAAATATCTACAATAGAGCATTTGATGTCTGCGATATATGCGTATGGGATCGATAATATCAAAATAAGTGTCGATAATGAGGAGATTCCGATTATGGACGGAAGCTCGATTTCGTATTGTATGCTTCTTGATGAGGCGGGTATCACAGAGTTTGACACACCGCGAAAGCTTATTGAGATCAAAAAGCCAATCGAAGTGCGAGAAGGAGATAAATTTGTGCGTTTAGAGCCAAGCGCAAAAACGATTTTTGATTTTGCTATTGATTTTAAGCACCCAGCGATTAAAGAGCAGCACTACACTTTTACATTTTCAAAAAAAGCATATATTGATGAAATAGCCAAAGCCCGGACATTTGGGTTTTTGGAAGAAGTAAATTATCTGCGATCTATTGGTTTGGCAAAAGGTGGCAATCTCAATAATTGCATTGTGCTTGATGAATCAGGCATCATGAATAAAGATGGATTGCGCTATACAGAAGAATTTGTCAGGCATAAGATTTTAGATGCTATCGGCGATATGGCGATACTTGGAATTCCACTCCTTGGAAGCTATATCTCTTTTGCAGGAAGCCATAAGCTTAATTCACTTTTGACCCAAAAGCTCTTAAGCCAAAGCGATGCGTATGAAGTTGTGAGCGTTGAGGGAAGCGAAAAAGTCATAGAATTTGAAAAAGCACTTGCCATTAATTAA